The genomic interval CGCTCCGATCACGGAGCCGGCAAGGCTGAACTTTCCGCCTCCCAGGCTGTTTCCGCCCAGGGCCACGGCGAGAATCGCGTCCAGCTCCATGTACAGTCCGATATTGTTCGCGTCGCTCGAATAGATGCGGCTCGAAGAGATGAAGCCGGCCAAACCGGAACAAATTCCCAGAAAGGCATAGGTTCCGAAAATGATCAGGGCCGAGTTGAGTCCGACGAGTCGCCCCGCCTTCGGGTTTATTCCTACAGTCTTGATGTAGAGGCTCATCGCGGTGCGGTGCAGAATAAACCAGGTGACGATCACGAAGCCCGCGGCGATGAACACCGGAGTGGGCACCACTACCCCGTCCAGGAATCCGCCGAATTGCTTGAACGATTCGATGCGAACGTACAGGATCTGTCCCGGCACCATCTTCCCGTTTATCTCGCGGGCGCTGATGAGCTGGGCGATTCCCCGCCCGGCGGTAAAGAGGATGAGCGTCGCGACCATCGGTTGAATCTTGAGCCGCGCGACCAGAAAGCCGTTGAACATGCCGCACAACAGGCCGGCTGCTAACGCCGCCGTTACGGCGACGGGAATCGGGACGGCGTAGGCTTCGGGGCTCGAACCCAGAAGGCGCACGCAGATCGCCGCCGACAGG from Teretinema zuelzerae carries:
- a CDS encoding ABC transporter permease; translated protein: MNRSLLHFKDILRKPLFLPLFALVLMLVINVIITPTFFNISIQNGVLYGYIVDIVNRSSELVILAVGMTLVVAASRGTDISVGAISALSAAICVRLLGSSPEAYAVPIPVAVTAALAAGLLCGMFNGFLVARLKIQPMVATLILFTAGRGIAQLISAREINGKMVPGQILYVRIESFKQFGGFLDGVVVPTPVFIAAGFVIVTWFILHRTAMSLYIKTVGINPKAGRLVGLNSALIIFGTYAFLGICSGLAGFISSSRIYSSDANNIGLYMELDAILAVALGGNSLGGGKFSLAGSVIGALTIQALTTSLYAVGVTADQLPVYKAIVVILIVIIQSAEFRNWWRTYQLSRKLPAGGIK